The genomic DNA ATTTAAAATAAAAAATTGAATTAACGTTGACGTTTGTTTTGTTCAGTTTTCAAAGATCAATTTTGCTGTCGCCTTCTTTGACAGCGACTTTATTAATATAACATCTTGTCCGTTTTGAGTCAACAACTTTTTTTCAAAAAGTTTGTTAGCAATTTCTGTTGTTTTATCGGACAAGAAATAATATATCACGATAACAATCCCTTTGCAATAGTTTTTTTATAAAAAACGAAAGATATCTTTAAACCTCGACTAGTCTTTTCACGACCATCGATCCAACTCATAATCATGTATAAGCAATCATACTATTAAAACAGATAACATTGAGAGGAGAACTTTCATTGCTCATCAAAACAGCATTTCTTATTTCATTTTTTATGGCATTATATTTATTTTCCTATTCTTTCATTGAAGGCTTAAAGCTTGGAGATAAGTATGGGAAGCCTAATATAGTGACATTTTTATTTTCGTTCATTATGGCTTTTGTTTTTTCAGGCATGACATATCTGTTCATAGAATAAAAATCCCCGGCACTGCCGGGGATTTTTATTCTTCTCTTATAATAGAAGATATCGCTGCATCCACAAATTGTCCTTTCTCAAAGAAACGCTTCCTTAATACTCCTTCAAACACAAACCCATTTTTATGGAGAACTTTTTGAGAAGCTATATTCTCAGGGTCATAAAATGCCTCCATCCGATTTAAATCCATTTCTTCGAAGCCAAATCGGACAATTTCTTTGATCGCTTCTGTCACGATCCCCCTGCCCCAAAAGTCCGGATGGATTTCATAACCGATTTCCGCTTTCCGATGCTCCCTTTCAATTTCATGAAAACCTATGGTACCGATCAATTCATGGTGTGGCTTAATGGTGATGGCCCATCTGATTTGCTTTCCGGCAGCAAAGCCTCTCAATAGCTTTTGGATGAGCTGCTCTGCTTGTTCAATAGATTGAAAAGTTTCTAAATCATAATACTTTGTAACTTCATCCAGCGAAAAATTAGCGTACATTTTTGGCGCGTCTTCCATGTTAATCTGTCTCAACTTTAAATGTTCAGTATCCAGATCTACAAAACTTTGAAATACTCGATCCATGGCAGTCCCCTCCCTAACACTTTTTCCTGATTTTTTGATATAGATTATGTATGTCACTCCACCCATAGCATAATTCCTTAAAATCTCGGCCTCCAATAGTGATGATTTCTTCACCAAGATGCTCTGGAGTAAACGACTCATAGAAGTGTTTGGATGGGTTGTCTTCCAATACCCATACATTTATTGAAGAAAAGCCCTCTGCAATAAGATCTCTTATCCCCTGGCGCAGAAATTCAGTTCCAGCACCTTTTCTCTTGTATTCTTCCAATATGTAGATAGCATAAAGCTCCCCATCAATTCCGAAACTATTCGTTCTTTCTTTTCCGAACGCCGCAAACCCCACAACAGTGGAATTTTCTTTAAGTACATATACATGGTGATCTTGAGCCAAGCTTTTCTTCCATAA from Falsibacillus albus includes the following:
- a CDS encoding GNAT family N-acetyltransferase; translated protein: MDRVFQSFVDLDTEHLKLRQINMEDAPKMYANFSLDEVTKYYDLETFQSIEQAEQLIQKLLRGFAAGKQIRWAITIKPHHELIGTIGFHEIEREHRKAEIGYEIHPDFWGRGIVTEAIKEIVRFGFEEMDLNRMEAFYDPENIASQKVLHKNGFVFEGVLRKRFFEKGQFVDAAISSIIREE
- a CDS encoding GNAT family N-acetyltransferase codes for the protein MIIKAKPEDARGIAEVHVKSWQQAYKGIVDEDYLKSMSVERRYTLWKKSLAQDHHVYVLKENSTVVGFAAFGKERTNSFGIDGELYAIYILEEYKRKGAGTEFLRQGIRDLIAEGFSSINVWVLEDNPSKHFYESFTPEHLGEEIITIGGRDFKELCYGWSDIHNLYQKIRKKC